One segment of Podospora pseudopauciseta strain CBS 411.78 chromosome 5 map unlocalized CBS411.78m_5.2, whole genome shotgun sequence DNA contains the following:
- a CDS encoding uncharacterized protein (EggNog:ENOG503NZ9T; COG:T) — MMIYERPVHDAVLPGPGSPPGMTASKSSKSSSLSSIASDDCSVLADVSHFEEIGLDDGQIDPRRLSDPKGITNPYDSRSVTKRPMSASTPRLQSSRESSRTRSKRDSASSVKSRPSIAPLQSSSLRAVNGRVNSLGPLPEPQTSPMPMRNLALRPALSLTARLRSPSPGGLTLAPRDTNLAPKPRRSSWQSNRERKSAMELELECDEDDGDDIPDGLVLDNVPLSPRPPSERTKSQPSSKTPSPERTPKERVRSFGNGTPPVAVAQGCLRSPMWKSESALSTLSSAASSRVTSPVATRSKSWNSVLNDLNPDAKALTEKLEEHAEDLEHRAQRSSTGSMPTPRRLSETDAKPRVKSAFAELPPLRKSNIMIDPLPISKEKEAVLSRTRPSWLPPKDPAEERRHLKEYQKMMAQSHEAERRREDAKRVRSECRDIAANSMMAIWERDILPRWNEAVRERRTRDMWWRGIAPRSRGAVWTRAIGNDLGLTKTSFDAALSRARDAEAKTKSGHASMEDARAVGWFDLIRRDVQDRIWPDLRIFQPGGPLNQSLVDVLKAYSMYRSDIGYVSGCNTIAALLLLNLPTPVDAFIALANVLNRGLPLSFYASDAGAKSSAYNLLLQTLAQKAPNLYDHLTNLPDHGPDAYLSEIFTSLFTRQLALDEATRLWDVYVFEGDAIMIRAGVAYLLRNEMTLLSAKNMADVQATLNLSSEQKAPRVVGGNGEEERWMRAVRDAGKT; from the exons ATGATGATCTATGAGAGACCCGTTCATGATGCCGTCCTGCCCGGGCCAGGTTCGCCTCCGGGCATGACGGCCTCCAAATCCTCgaaatcctcctccctcagctcCATTGCCTCGGACGACTGCAGTGTGCTTGCCGATGTTAGTCACTTTGAAGAAATTGGGCTCGATGACGGCCAAATCGATCCTCGACGGTTATCCGACCCCAAGGGCATTACAAATCCCTACGATTCGCGATCCGTTACGAAGCGGCCCATGTCGGCTTCTACGCCACGACTCCAGAGCTCTCGCGAATCCTCCAGGACACGCTCAAAGCGGGATTCCGCCTCTTCGGTCAAATCGCGCCCCAGTATCGCTCCACTGCAGAGCTCCAGCCTGCGAGCTGTCAATGGCCGCGTGAACAGCCTTGGGCCTTTGCCGGAACCGCAAACCAGCCCAATGCCAATGCGCAACCTCGCTCTGCGTCCTGCTTTGAGCTTGACTGCGCGGCTCAGAAGCCCCAGTCCAGGTGGGCTCACACTCGCCCCCCGAGACACCAACCTTGCTCCGAAGCCACGACGAAGCAGCTGGCAGTCCAACCGAGAGCGCAAGTCGGCCATGGAACTCGAGCTGGAGtgcgatgaggatgacggagACGACATTCCCGACGGCCTTGTTCTGGACAACGTTCCCCTTTCGCCCAGGCCGCCCAGTGAGCGCACCAAGAGCCAGCCCTCATCAAAAACGCCATCCCCAGAGCGAACTCCCAAGGAGAGAGTGCGCAGTTTCGGAAATGGTACACCTCCGGTTGCCGTGGCCCAAGGCTGCCTCCGATCCCCCATGTGGAAATCCGAATCTGCCCTCTCCACGCTCAGTTCCGCCGCCTCCAGCAGGGTGACGAGCCCTGTGGCAACGAGATCCAAGAGCTGGAACTCGGTTCTGAACGACCTGAACCCCGACGCCAAGGCCCTCACAGAGAAGCTTGAGGAGCATGCCGAGGATTTGGAGCACAGAGCTCAACGGTCTAGCACAGGCTCGATGCCTACCCCCAGAAGGCTTTCCGAGACGGATGCGAAGCCCAGAGTCAAGTCCGCATTTGCCGAACTGCCCCCTCTCCGCAAATCCAACATCATGATTGATCCATTACCCATttccaaagaaaaagaggccGTCTTGTCCCGCACCCGCCCATCTTGGCTTCCCCCCAAGGATCCTGCCGAGGAGCGCAGGCACCTGAAGGAGTACCAGAAGATGATGGCCCAAAGCCACGAGGCCGAGAGGCGTCGGGAAGATGCGAAGCGTGTTCGCTCAGAGTGCCGTGATATCGCAGCAAACAGCATGATGGCGATTTGGGAACGTGATATTTTGCCCCGGTGGAACGAGGCTGTTCGCGAGCGCAGGACGAGGGATATGTGGTGGCGAGGAATCGCACCACGGAGTCGAGGAGCCGTATGGACCAGGGCGATTGGCAATGATTTGGGCCTGACCAAGACATCTTTTGACGCTGCATTGAGCCGTGCCCGTGACGCCGAAGCAAAGACAAAGTCTGGACATGCCAGCATGGAAGATGCCCGTGCTGTTGGCTGGTTTGACTTGATCAGAAGGGACGTCCAGGACCGAATATGGCCAGACCTTCGCATCTTCCAGCCTGGAGGCCCGCTCAACCAGAGCTTGGTCGATGTGTTGAAGGCTTATTCCATGTACCGCAGTGACATTGGCTACGTGTCTGGGTGTAAC ACCATCGCAGCACTTTTgcttctcaacctcccaaccccagtTGATGCCTTCATTGCACTTGCCAACGTCCTTAATCGGGGCCTGCCACTCAGCTTTTATGCATCTGACGCCGGGGCCAAGTCGTCTGCCTACAACCTGTTGCTGCAGACTCTGGCCCAGAAGGCACCCAACCTCTACGACCATCTGACGAACCTCCCTGACCACGGCCCGGATGCCTACCTTTCCGAAATCTTCACCTCCCTTTTCACCCGCCAGCTCGCCTTGGACGAGGCCACTCGGCTATGGGATGTTTATGTCTTTGAAGGCGATGCCATCATGATCCGTGCCGGCGTGGCTTATCTCCTCAGAAATGAGATGACGCTCCTCAGTGCTAAGAACATGGCGGACGTCCAGGCCACGCTGAACCTTTCATCAGAACAAAAGGCACCTCGTGTTGTTGGCGGCAAcggtgaagaggagaggtggaTGCGGGCCGTCAGGGATGCTGGCAAAACCTGA